TGAAACCTGTCCTACGCTAAGCAATGTACAAGCTTGAGGAGTGGTCTGCTTAGGATCAGCACCTACGAGCAGCAAAAATATGAATGAGAAACTCGAATCGATTCAGTAAAAGCAAGTTAAGTAGCGATAAAAGTGAGTGTAATGGAAACCCTAATTGACACAGGTTGATTCATGAATGGATAGATCGGGAGGGGGGGAACCCAAGTTTCAGAATCGATCAGAGGCAAGAAATATAGAAGAAGGATGGATTGGAATTACCCGAAATTAGAGAAGGCGTAGAGCTCTCAACTCGCACCGGCATTTCCTTGCTGCTAAATTTCCGGTGGTTGGAATTAGATTACCGGAAAATTGAATCTAGAAGAAGGGATGACTGTCTAACAGagctttttagtttttagagaTCAAATGCCAAATGGgatgaaaaatacattaaaattaaCCTCTAacttttttgtctttattaGAAATATAGATATGACTTTAAAAATTTGTGCATATACTAAGATTTGGACGTTTGAGCTCACATAAACAGTGGTGAACGCCACTGCTACACTTGTTAAGCATTTGGActagttttcttcttccggttattgtaattttgttgTCCGTTCTCTGGGCCCAACTGGGGGGGGGCTGCCAtgagcatttttttttcatatctaaGATCCTCTCATCTTGAGGAACGTCATGATCTCTGTTGTTTACCCTAGTTTGATTTCTACTATTCCTAACCATGATGTTGTTTAATCTTCTTAGAAGATAAAGTGTTAAGCATTTGCACTTGCTAAGTATTAGGATGTTTGATGTTAAACATCAAAtgataggtttttttttttacgtttttaaaatgtcactaatttttatgaaaaacgAAGGTGAGAcgaattttttgaaaactttttcattatggaacatttcttgatgtttttaaaatgttaaccTTTCTTTTGTCCCTCTCGCGAGTATGACTTCCTTTGTTTGACGAGTGCATGCcataatttttatgaaaatgtggAGGTGATCgaatttttggaaaattttcacattGCCACTTTAGTTGACGTTTTAAAATCGTCAAGTGGTATCTACAGTACTTGACATTTGAAAaatctaatataaataatggaCATGCTTACATTTTTTGTGAAGTAGTGATAGTACGATTATGAACATCCTTTCTCGACAATAATTAATCTGCTCAactaaattacattttaatttaagattatCTTTTAGACatttttgaattgttttgaaattttgactttttctttttttctaatttgatgtGGAATGTTTTTTATGTCACATTtctaatttagatttattttttagcttgcattttttattagatcatctcaaatttcaaatttgttttgatatttttactttAACAAGTATTCTctgataaaatatatttcctttgttttatttttgttggtttggtATACATGCATTTTGGATACCTAAtttcatcaaataaatattggTTGTCCTCTTGAATTTGATAGTGCCTCCTATTCAATCTCACTGACTTTTCCTCTtaggtttttctatttattttttaatattttagatattttcttgtttgatttCTAGAAATATTATAACTCCTTTTCCTTTATccaatttaaagaaaaattggttgttcagaaatcaatttttctatattattacCTCAACTAGTGGTGATCATCGGTGGGTGATATTgcttttctctgttttttcttttcttctctttcttttattttgttagtggaatttgttttcttcccaTGTAGTTGCATTTTCTCTATGATGATGTTTAAATTCTTTTCACCCTCTCTTTCAAACTTTATTCTGTCTATTTGATTATTCAAATATTGCCTTcttgtttctctctttattcATCTCTTCCCTTCTTAATTTGTTATGGAGATTAGTGGATTTtcgttattttctttttctcttgaaTTCAAGATCACCGGGTTAGTTAAGACTTTTCTCCTTTGCTTTATACTTGTTGTCGTCTCTgctttagttattttattatctttatcGGTATGGTTTTCATATGTCTTTCCAACTCTttctttgatgaatttttatattttcttcgaTTAATTAGGGTTAGAAGTTGGAACCAAAttttgtgttctttttttttttttaaatcctgCTCATTTTGTTAACAttaaatacattattataCTTATTTCTTGTTATATGATGCCTTTTTAGAAGACATTTTCAGTAATATTAATCTTTTAGTTTACATTTTTGGGTTATGGAttgtttagaaatttagaatttttttttttataattattgtggGATGATTTGTTATGAGATGTTTctgatttaaatttattaatttttagctTGTTTGCATGTTGTATTATAATTTGGTCTggaattttgagtttttttcttttcttttgtcattcGTGTAATATCCTTTTAggagatatttttaatttgagtttattatcttttgtttatGCATTATTGATTGTTCTTTTTACCAgcattattgattttaatttagattttatgattattatgaattgtttttaaaattttgactttctttctttttctacgttggatgtaaatatttttaatttagatttattattttttcaacttcttttataAGTATTATGgattatggattttttttaaatcttgagTTTCTTCTAATCTTTTGGTTGGTTGGGGTGCCATCTTTGTGTAAgacacattttttatttagatttattattatttagtttgcATTTTGCATTACGGTAGATTGttctgaaattttgattttcttcttttttttatgtgcGATGCCTTGAGGTATTTTTAATTGAGATTTATTCTTTTCGCACATTTAGGGATTGTTTTGAGATTTGGTAGTTtgttttgatattaatttttggtATTCTCtgttaaattttttctctttgttaaTTAGTTGATGATACTTTTATTAGGATCACCCCCACGTTCAATCTCACAGGCTTTTCCCCTTacgtttctttctttttttaatatttattgattatctttattatgaataatattaatagAGAAACTATTTAAGTGATACATGGAAGGGAGTATGTTAATGCAATGATGTATGTATGACTGTCATGATCCTTTAGTGGTTTCTTTGACTTGACATGATATGTTAAGAACGTATATGGTAAATAATGTCAATAGGACAAGTGAGAgaatgttatatttattttaaatataatactaTTATTAATGTGGTCCACATGCATTATATgccattttatgtttttggggttcattattttattaggcTCATTGGGTAAAAAGATAACATCCTAATTAAACACCATGATAGGTGGTGTCTATAAATAGAACCTTAGAGATTGGTCATCTCACTGTCTCATTCAAGTAATTCACTCTTTTcatcaagaaaattaattatgttaagGGAGACCAAATGAGAAAAACACAATCTTTAGAAGACCATTCCTGGATCAATGTATATGATTGTTTATCTAcgtttaatttgtaaaatcatCTAGTTCAAAGTTCTTACTTATTGTTATATACAATGTTATGATTTTATTGTATAAtcatgaaattataatttagagaGGGATTGAAAAATTCTACCCCTCTCACATACATTGTTTGAATCCCACCCAAATTATCcaaaaagatgaagagaacCAAATATTAATACCCATAAAAAGTAACCAAAGTGTTAAAGAAGCAAATTCAAGCTTAGGAGTCTTAGGACAACATCACAGGATCAAAATAGGTTGAGCTACTAAAAAACTTTGCAAAACCCTCGAGATTTTAAATGTAAACAACCATGTCAATATATGGAACTTTGGTACTTTgaaattgtttaatattttcctAAAAATGATAGGTAAGAATTAAGAttcaattaacaaattaattattcacAAAATTAGATGTGGTCGTCATCGTCTTCAAAATCAGCGGCCTTCCGACAGAATAGACTCCGCAACCGATGAAGAGCTCGTCACATTCCTTTCTCTCGATAGCGGATAAGACCCGGTAAAATCATCCAACTCATCGCCGTCGCGAGGCGTCAAATTGAAAAACCCATTTCCGGAAAGGCGCCAGCGGAGGGAGGCGAGGTCCGGCAGCGGCGCTTCGGCCTGCAAATACTGCAGAACCTGATACATGGTGGGCCGAACGGCAGGGGAGGAGTGAGAACAGAGCAACCCGAGTTTGAGAACCAATTCGAGCTGTGAAGGTTCGAAGTTGCCACCCAATTTGGGGTCGGCGGTCCGGAGAATGTTGCCGTTGGACCAACAAGAGAAAACCCAATCCATTAAAATGAAATCGTCGGAGTCTTCTTGAGGATGAATAGGCCTTCTTCCACAGGCCACTTCAAGAAGAAAAGCCCCAAATGCGTAAACGTCTGTTCTTGTTGTGGCTCTCCCTGTTCTTATATGCTCTGGCGCTAGATACCTGCGTTCCACAATATGGGTTTGTGGAAGAACgttttaccaaaatttaagcaaaattttcaattttcatagtTGATTAAATCCGTTGCGTTTTAAggttaaattatgaattttcatttatgtgTTTCTATTCCCTAatcaattacaaatatttttaaaattataaaactatatCAGAATGGtgtaaaattttcatttatgagTTTGacatttaaagatttttttgttttataatcttaaataatGATTGAGACCTCCaaaattgatttcaatatttttcttttaattttaaataaacaatttgaaGGTTTGACAACAAAAATATACTTCTTTAAATGTCAAACTCCAAATCTttaccttttaaaatattcaaattatgaaatggagaaaatttgaaagtctTAGACCCGTTTGTCATTTCATAACAATTTTACTTTACAACTTTTTTACGTAAAAACAactagaatttaaaatttaaaaagaaagaaattgaaactaCTGCAAACTAACAAACTCTTCCATTATAACTCATTtgaggttttttcttttttttgtattgtaaataatttaaattgtttttgttatttatgataatatcGCAATATATAAAGTATCGAAACTAAAGTAatgaacttaaaaatatatttcaaaataaaaaacgaaaggttgatttttttttaaaaaaaaaatttcaaaaaacttaaaacgaCTTAAACGAACATTATTTACTAAACAGATGGTGAATTGATGTTGGTTTGGTTAGAAAAGTGAGATGATGCTAACACTactaaattaagaaagaataaagtaAATGGGAATTGAAGAACAAACCCAAGAGTTCCAACGACATGAGTGGTTCGAGGATCAGCACCACGATCGTACATTTTAGCCAAACCAAAATCCCCCAATCTTCCATTAAACTCATCGTCAAGCAGCACATTACTCGCTTTCACATCTCTATGAATCACCACTTTCTCACACTGTTCATGAAGATAGAACAATCCCGACGCAACTCCTTTTATTATCTCAAACCTCTGTTCCCAATTTATCGTTATCTCTGGCCACTCGTGTAAATACGCATCCAAGCTTCCATTTCTCATATAATCATACACCAAAAACAGCTCTCCTTTCCTCCGGCAATACCCCAACAGCGCCACCAGGTTCCGGTGCCGGAGCCTCCCTACACTCACTATCTCCGCCACGAATTCCTTCATCCCCTGTCTTGATTCGTGAGAGATTCTCTTCACCGCTACTTCGATTTTCGAATTTGGTAATACCCCTTTGTATACTCTACCGAATCCACCAAATCCCAGAAATTCTTTTTCTCTGAATCCCTTTGTTGCTTTGTATAAATCCTTGTATTTGAATCTTTGCGGTCCGTATTCCAGCTCCCAATCCTCTAGAATCTCTGCGAATTTCCGTCTCCggtatatgaaataaatcaaCCCCAAAACTGTCATTAAAGCTAATGCAACGCAAACCAACGGCAAACCTATTGTTAACAATTTGGATCGGctcggttttttttttgtacgtGGTGGAAGCTTGGGGAGTTGAGACAGATTAATCTTCTGTGCTTCGCCATTGACGTTGAAACTCCAAGCTAAAACGTAATGCAACGTCGTAATGGAGCCCGTTGAGGACGAGAATCCGATGTACATGATGTCGTTGATGACGGACGATAAGTCTCGCCGGTAAGATAAGAGAGGGATTTTGGGTTTATCTCTGATTTCAATTGGAGCCAGGGTAACGTTAATTTGCTTTTTGAGTCCATCGTATTCAATCCAAACTTGCATCCGTTCGCCACTGATTAGCgtcaaatttctaaattctcCGTCGACCCAATACCCTGCTCGCTCCGATTGTTCTGACATTAATCCGTTTATATTGATTCCGACGTGGTTCCTGTTGATGTCTCTAAGATCGAGATTCTGAATCGTGTCGAGTTCAACGGCGAAGATATGATTCGTCTCTTTCCCGTTGTTGGACTCGTTGAATAGACCGAGGTTTTCGCTTGGGCGAGCTCCGGGGAGTCCTCTAGTCGGAGAAACGACGAAGGCGATTCCATGGCCGCCGAGATCGTCATATTCTGAGATTATAGCAAAGACGAAAGATgcagagaaggaagaaagcgAGGAATTATTGTTTGATGGGGTTTTGAAGGAGATGGGATTGGGGTAAAAGGCATGGCCGATTTGTTGGTCGTAGTCGTTGGTGAGTCTCAAAAGACGATCGGAGGTTACTTCGGCGACGCCGTCGAGGAAGAGATCG
This is a stretch of genomic DNA from Cucumis sativus cultivar 9930 chromosome 4, Cucumber_9930_V3, whole genome shotgun sequence. It encodes these proteins:
- the LOC101205439 gene encoding L-type lectin-domain containing receptor kinase IV.1, yielding MAAIVFLTLILLISISPASADQRFIFNGFNFGDLFLDGVAEVTSDRLLRLTNDYDQQIGHAFYPNPISFKTPSNNNSSLSSFSASFVFAIISEYDDLGGHGIAFVVSPTRGLPGARPSENLGLFNESNNGKETNHIFAVELDTIQNLDLRDINRNHVGININGLMSEQSERAGYWVDGEFRNLTLISGERMQVWIEYDGLKKQINVTLAPIEIRDKPKIPLLSYRRDLSSVINDIMYIGFSSSTGSITTLHYVLAWSFNVNGEAQKINLSQLPKLPPRTKKKPSRSKLLTIGLPLVCVALALMTVLGLIYFIYRRRKFAEILEDWELEYGPQRFKYKDLYKATKGFREKEFLGFGGFGRVYKGVLPNSKIEVAVKRISHESRQGMKEFVAEIVSVGRLRHRNLVALLGYCRRKGELFLVYDYMRNGSLDAYLHEWPEITINWEQRFEIIKGVASGLFYLHEQCEKVVIHRDVKASNVLLDDEFNGRLGDFGLAKMYDRGADPRTTHVVGTLGYLAPEHIRTGRATTRTDVYAFGAFLLEVACGRRPIHPQEDSDDFILMDWVFSCWSNGNILRTADPKLGGNFEPSQLELVLKLGLLCSHSSPAVRPTMYQVLQYLQAEAPLPDLASLRWRLSGNGFFNLTPRDGDELDDFTGSYPLSRERNVTSSSSVAESILSEGR